The following coding sequences are from one Lolium rigidum isolate FL_2022 chromosome 6, APGP_CSIRO_Lrig_0.1, whole genome shotgun sequence window:
- the LOC124664216 gene encoding uncharacterized protein LOC124664216, whose product MSSTLSLQTMRPAAGLGLRHGSPPCHALSPQSRRPRAVATVRCGALQRDHYGGALVDEGMTVLRRKIREARMAETNYEAPPGWASWEKRYYPAYVSDVSALAGTLQLMLMGTRPGVALAVAALVLGGLPVSAAVALHLLGQAAGTVLQHVS is encoded by the coding sequence ATGTCGTCTACCCTCTCACTTCAAACCATGCGGCCGGCCGCCGGGCTTGGACTCCGTCACGGATCGCCGCCGTGCCACGCACTGTCGCCGCAATCGAGGAGGCCGCGGGCCGTGGCGACGGTGAGATGCGGCGCCTTGCAGCGGGACCACTACGGCGGGGCGCTGGTGGACGAGGGCATGACGGTGCTGCGGCGGAAGATCCGGGAGGCGCGGATGGCGGAGACCAACTACGAGGCGCCGCCGGGGTGGGCATCGTGGGAGAAGCGCTACTACCCGGCGTACGTCTCCGACGTGTCCGCGCTCGCCGGCACGCTGCAGCTGATGCTCATGGGCACCAGGCCCGGCGTCGCCTTGGCCGTGGCGGCGCTGGTGCTCGGCGGCCTGCCGGTCTCTGCTGCAGTCGCCCTGCACCTCCTCGGGCAGGCGGCGGGAACCGTTCTGCAGCACGTTTCTTGA